A stretch of DNA from Methylosinus sp. LW4:
GCCTTCCGCCAATATCTCACCTGCGTGCTGCGCAAGCTCGACGAGACGATCCTCGCCACCAAGGGCGAAGGCCGCGGCAAGGCGCGCTACGGCAACGCCGACGAGCTGATCCGCGATCTGCGCATTCTCGAGCAGGCGCTGACCGAGAGCCGCAGCCCCTCGCTCGCCAATGATCTGGTGCGGCCGGTGCGGCGCGCGGTGGAGATTTTCCGCTTCAGCACCGTGCGTCTCGATCTGCGCGAGAACACGACTCGCACGAATAATGCGCTGCGGGACATCCATCGCATCAAGACCGGCAAGGACGCGCCGGAGGTCGACTCGCCCGAGTGGCAGGCCTGGCTCATCGCCGAGCTGGCGCAGCCGCGCAATGGCGTTCCGTTCACCGGCCTCGCGCCGGAATCGCAGGACACGCTCGACATGTTCGCGCTGGTCGCGGACATGCGCTCGCGGCTGGATCGCGAAGCCTTCGGCAGCTTCATCCTCTCCATGACGCATTCGGTCGCCGATGTCCTCGGCGCCTATGTACTGGCCAAGCATGGCGGGCTCTATCTCGACGACGCCGGCCTCGAGCTGTGCACATTGCCCATCGTGCCTCTGTTCGAGACGATTCCCGATCTGCGCGCCGCGCCCATCATCATGCGCGAGCTGCTGCGCGTGCCGGTCGTGCGTCGCAGCACGCGCTGGCAGGGCAATGTGCAAGAGGTGATGATCGGCTATTCCGACTCCAACAAGGACGGCGGCTTCATGTCGTCCAACTGGGAGCTCGCGAAAGCGCAATTCAAGCTCACCCGCCTCGGCGAGGAGCTGGGCGTCGCCATCGCCTTTTTCCACGGCCGCGGCGGTTCGGTCAGCCGCGGCGGCGCGCCGACGGGACACGCCATCGCCGCGCAGCCGGCGGGCTCCATTCGCGGCCGCTTCCGCGTGACGGAGCAGGGCGAGGTCGTCTCCTTCAAATACGCCAATCGCGGCACGGCCTCCTATCAGCTGGAGCTGCTGGCGAGCAGCGTCTTCGCTCATGCGCTGAAGTCCGAGCGCGAGGATGCGCTGGTTCCGCGCGCGGAGTTCGACGATGCGCTGGAGGCGCTCTCCGGCGCCTCGCTCGCGGCCTATGGCAAGTTCATCGCCGATCCCGATCTCGTGGCCTATTTCCAGGCGGCGAGCCCGCTCGAGGAAATTTCGCTGCTCAATATCGGCTCGCGGCCGGCGCGGCGTTTCGGCGCGCGCAGCCTCGCCGATCTGCGCGCCATTCCTTGGGTCTTCGCCTGGGCGCAGAATCGCCACGCCATCACCGGCTGGTATGGCGTCGGCTCCGGCCTCACCAGCTTCATCGAGGTGCGCGGCGAGCGCGGCCTGCAGCTGCTGCATCGCATGTTCGAGGATTCGCGCCTCTTCCGCCTCATTCTCGACG
This window harbors:
- a CDS encoding phosphoenolpyruvate carboxylase: MTADQKVLSESTSSAAPSALATRSVKEAAAFLLDQLVGVVKRHQPEIAPVLSGFGSSSGLPPALMARALQAQGIWFQLLSIAEQASAMRRRRTIERAKGRDELLGSFAHVLADAAKAGVTADEIRAQLKSLRIRPVITAHPTEAKRVTVLEKNRKIYLLLKDLESSRWTDRERASRIGAVGDQIELLWLTGELHLEKPTVEHEVAWGLHFFAENLFDLAPEMLASFESALAAHYPNERFDITPFFQFGSWIGGDRDGNPFVTNAVTRETMIVNALASLDYYRQRILDLARVLSISEGSVTIPAEFRAALEAELAQVEDADRIKTRNHGEAFRQYLTCVLRKLDETILATKGEGRGKARYGNADELIRDLRILEQALTESRSPSLANDLVRPVRRAVEIFRFSTVRLDLRENTTRTNNALRDIHRIKTGKDAPEVDSPEWQAWLIAELAQPRNGVPFTGLAPESQDTLDMFALVADMRSRLDREAFGSFILSMTHSVADVLGAYVLAKHGGLYLDDAGLELCTLPIVPLFETIPDLRAAPIIMRELLRVPVVRRSTRWQGNVQEVMIGYSDSNKDGGFMSSNWELAKAQFKLTRLGEELGVAIAFFHGRGGSVSRGGAPTGHAIAAQPAGSIRGRFRVTEQGEVVSFKYANRGTASYQLELLASSVFAHALKSEREDALVPRAEFDDALEALSGASLAAYGKFIADPDLVAYFQAASPLEEISLLNIGSRPARRFGARSLADLRAIPWVFAWAQNRHAITGWYGVGSGLTSFIEVRGERGLQLLHRMFEDSRLFRLILDEVEKTLAMVDLSIARQYASLVADDAVRKKIFSAIEAEYHLTCESVLRITGGGEIGARFTDYQARLAHRLATINEVNREQVELLRLFRTTEEEALKEEYKSALLLSISCIAAGLGATG